A region of Oscillatoria salina IIICB1 DNA encodes the following proteins:
- a CDS encoding CheR family methyltransferase encodes MSINSCDFNYLRQLMRQYSSMVLDSDKAYLAELRLAPLVAKMKLNSLGELISKLQTQPLSRLHIEVVEAMLLTETSFFRDGYPFEAIAKFILPQLISNQRGKRRLNVWCAACSSGQEPYSLAMLLCEHFPELAHGQVQLLATDLSSKMLDRAREGSYSQVEIARGLPKQLLMNYFHNSGYEWQLKDCIREMVEFRQMNLVTDSLTQSFFDIIFLRNVLIYFDVETKKKVLDKVKQVLSPHGYLFLGSGETTLNLDDSFQQLQFNKAVFYKLRS; translated from the coding sequence ATGTCTATTAACAGTTGTGATTTCAACTATCTTCGCCAACTGATGCGTCAATATTCCTCGATGGTGTTAGATAGCGACAAAGCCTATTTAGCTGAGTTACGCTTGGCTCCTTTAGTGGCTAAGATGAAGTTAAATTCTCTTGGTGAGTTAATAAGTAAGTTACAAACTCAACCTTTAAGTCGCTTGCATATCGAAGTCGTGGAAGCGATGCTTTTGACTGAGACATCTTTTTTTCGGGATGGATATCCTTTTGAGGCGATCGCTAAATTTATCTTACCTCAGTTAATCTCTAACCAACGAGGAAAACGCCGTTTAAATGTTTGGTGTGCGGCTTGTTCGAGCGGTCAAGAACCTTATAGTCTTGCGATGCTGTTATGCGAACATTTTCCGGAACTTGCTCATGGTCAAGTTCAATTACTGGCTACTGATTTGTCTAGTAAAATGCTCGATCGCGCTCGTGAAGGAAGCTATAGTCAGGTAGAAATTGCCCGAGGACTACCTAAACAATTGCTGATGAATTATTTCCACAATTCAGGTTATGAATGGCAACTTAAAGATTGTATTCGCGAGATGGTCGAATTCCGCCAAATGAATTTAGTAACTGATTCTTTGACACAATCCTTTTTTGATATTATCTTTTTGCGCAATGTGCTGATTTATTTTGATGTGGAAACGAAAAAAAAAGTTTTGGATAAGGTTAAACAAGTTCTTTCACCTCATGGTTATTTATTTCTTGGTAGTGGAGAAACTACGCTTAATTTAGATGACTCGTTTCAGCAGTTGCAATTTAATAAAGCTGTTTTTTACAAACTGCGTAGTTAG
- a CDS encoding ligand-binding sensor domain-containing protein, with translation MVKTNPRKSLARFLWGGGFYPIAATLLVWSLPIYTQVAAQNPEVFVPSYPDTAPPPRQQPLPPERVREELQPAERDFRVTALQEDYTGNLWVGSWLELTRIDPNTGRILARVSLPNYRIGSLAQDKVGRIWVGTYDGLARIDRITNQISLQNFRLPSNRVLSLLVDNRGYLWVGSDRGLSLISPDQGLLITTLQELPGISANAMTLDNQGQLWVGTLEGLVRVDTASAFVIGRISNIPGGLVQTMTTAPDGLLWVGTPNSLLVIDPETREILRSVTPLRGRNVTSVRFAEDTSVWVGTTSGLLKIKADSGAVLGVVPNLPSQKILSLSPDTGNKLWVGTSEGLAWVSLTTGRVRPHLAFVREAPVDY, from the coding sequence ATGGTCAAAACAAATCCGCGTAAAAGTTTGGCGAGATTCCTTTGGGGCGGTGGGTTCTACCCCATCGCTGCGACACTATTAGTGTGGAGTTTACCGATTTACACTCAGGTAGCAGCACAAAATCCGGAAGTGTTCGTTCCTAGTTATCCTGACACGGCACCACCGCCACGCCAACAACCTTTACCCCCCGAACGAGTCCGAGAAGAACTCCAACCTGCGGAGCGAGATTTTCGGGTAACAGCTTTGCAAGAAGATTATACAGGTAATTTGTGGGTCGGTTCTTGGTTAGAGCTAACACGCATTGACCCGAACACAGGACGAATTCTCGCGAGAGTTTCCTTGCCTAATTATCGCATTGGTTCCCTTGCCCAAGATAAAGTAGGAAGGATTTGGGTAGGAACTTACGACGGTTTAGCGCGAATCGATCGAATTACGAATCAAATTTCTCTGCAAAATTTCCGCTTACCTTCTAATCGAGTATTATCATTATTAGTCGATAACCGAGGTTATTTGTGGGTAGGTAGCGATCGCGGACTTTCTTTAATTAGTCCTGACCAAGGATTATTAATCACTACTCTCCAAGAACTTCCCGGTATTAGCGCCAACGCCATGACTCTCGATAATCAAGGTCAATTGTGGGTAGGAACTCTGGAAGGTTTAGTTAGAGTAGATACCGCTAGTGCTTTTGTTATCGGTCGCATCAGTAACATTCCTGGCGGTTTAGTACAAACGATGACCACCGCACCTGACGGACTGCTCTGGGTAGGAACTCCCAATAGTTTATTAGTTATTGACCCAGAAACTCGCGAAATCTTGCGTTCTGTTACCCCACTGCGAGGACGCAATGTCACCAGCGTCCGCTTTGCTGAAGATACTAGCGTTTGGGTAGGAACTACTTCTGGTTTATTGAAAATAAAAGCAGATAGCGGCGCAGTCCTCGGTGTAGTTCCCAATTTACCATCACAAAAAATTCTTTCCCTTTCGCCAGATACCGGAAATAAACTTTGGGTGGGAACCAGCGAAGGATTAGCTTGGGTTAGTCTGACTACAGGTAGAGTTAGACCGCACCTAGCTTTTGTTCGAGAAGCCCCCGTAGATTATTAA
- the panB gene encoding 3-methyl-2-oxobutanoate hydroxymethyltransferase, whose amino-acid sequence MSITIKQLIKWKQQGREIVVLTAWDYPIAEILDEAGVDLILVGDSLATVALGHQTTLPVTLDQMIHHAAAVCRGVKQALVVCDLPFLSYQESAAQALHSAGRILKETNAKAIKLEGGYPAIAETVAKLTTAGIPVMGHVGLTPQSVHRLGYKQQGNTDLARSRIMNEAIALAQAGAFAIILEHIPHDLAAEITAKLAIPTIGIGAGVDCDGQVLVTADLLGLTKKQPPFAKTYTNLRPIVTQAVENYAADVRSRQFPKLD is encoded by the coding sequence ATGTCAATTACAATCAAACAACTCATTAAATGGAAACAACAAGGACGTGAAATAGTGGTACTCACCGCGTGGGATTACCCGATCGCCGAAATTTTGGACGAGGCGGGGGTAGACTTAATTTTAGTGGGAGATTCTCTGGCGACGGTAGCTTTGGGACATCAAACGACTCTCCCGGTAACTTTAGATCAAATGATTCACCACGCAGCCGCAGTGTGTCGGGGGGTAAAACAAGCCTTAGTTGTTTGCGATTTGCCTTTTTTAAGCTATCAAGAAAGTGCCGCCCAAGCGCTACATTCCGCCGGACGAATCTTAAAAGAAACAAATGCTAAAGCCATAAAATTAGAAGGAGGATATCCAGCGATCGCGGAAACCGTGGCAAAATTAACTACTGCTGGTATTCCCGTGATGGGTCATGTTGGTTTAACTCCTCAGTCTGTACATCGCTTGGGATATAAGCAACAGGGAAATACTGACTTAGCGCGATCGAGAATAATGAATGAAGCGATCGCTCTTGCTCAAGCAGGTGCCTTTGCAATTATCTTAGAACATATTCCCCACGATCTCGCCGCAGAAATTACGGCTAAATTAGCCATTCCCACCATTGGCATTGGTGCTGGTGTTGACTGTGACGGACAAGTGTTAGTCACTGCTGACTTACTCGGACTGACCAAAAAACAACCACCCTTTGCTAAAACTTACACTAACTTGCGCCCGATTGTTACCCAAGCCGTCGAAAATTATGCGGCTGATGTGCGCTCGCGACAATTTCCCAAACTTGACTAA
- a CDS encoding tetratricopeptide repeat protein — MICSTPTPTFEFPNSQSCYKLARKYYNFGQFADAIELLSVILSLHPNCAKILNKRGNAYHKLGRYTEALADYDRVVEIQPNSAQAWHNRARTLTKLAKYAEALQSSNRAIALNPNYAQAWRSRGIALAYLKRYEGAIACFEAALKLDPNLKAAKLHRESCQKKVPHSKNKMLSVTT, encoded by the coding sequence ATGATTTGCTCAACACCTACTCCTACTTTTGAATTTCCCAATTCCCAATCTTGTTACAAACTAGCAAGAAAATACTATAATTTTGGTCAATTTGCAGATGCGATCGAACTTTTATCTGTTATACTTTCTCTCCATCCTAACTGTGCCAAAATTTTGAATAAGCGAGGTAATGCTTACCATAAGTTAGGTAGATACACCGAAGCACTTGCTGACTACGATCGCGTTGTCGAAATTCAACCTAATTCGGCACAAGCTTGGCATAATCGCGCTCGAACCTTGACAAAATTAGCTAAATATGCTGAAGCTTTGCAATCGAGTAATCGCGCGATCGCTCTCAACCCTAATTATGCCCAAGCTTGGAGAAGTAGAGGAATCGCCTTAGCTTATTTAAAACGTTACGAAGGCGCGATCGCTTGTTTTGAAGCTGCTTTGAAACTCGATCCCAATTTAAAAGCAGCAAAACTTCATCGGGAAAGTTGTCAAAAAAAAGTACCTCACTCAAAAAACAAAATGCTTTCAGTGACTACTTAG